One stretch of Pseudomonas fluorescens Q2-87 DNA includes these proteins:
- a CDS encoding vWA domain-containing protein has protein sequence MNWPGTLLKGRPRLHEDLRFHNRCRSPHELWLVIVDASASTRRHQALSEGKGLLAQLFDDAYRQRARLALLTASGTLPNWQVQGLKASAGLRDWLDGLGAGGGTPLLAALSEAGRWLTARRKRFPVEQQRVLVMTDGRVKEGRALPSLDCPCLLIDIERGPIRLGRARQLAGQLQAEYWHIDQM, from the coding sequence GTGAATTGGCCGGGCACGTTGCTCAAGGGGCGTCCACGCCTGCATGAGGACCTGCGGTTTCACAATCGCTGTCGCTCCCCCCATGAGCTGTGGCTGGTGATCGTCGACGCCTCGGCCTCGACCCGGCGTCATCAAGCCTTGAGTGAGGGCAAGGGCCTGCTGGCGCAATTGTTCGACGACGCCTACCGGCAACGGGCCCGCTTGGCGCTGTTGACGGCCAGCGGCACGCTCCCGAACTGGCAGGTACAAGGGCTCAAGGCTTCTGCCGGGCTGCGGGATTGGCTGGATGGGCTCGGTGCCGGTGGCGGTACGCCGTTGCTCGCAGCGCTGAGTGAGGCCGGGCGCTGGTTGACGGCCCGGCGCAAGCGCTTCCCGGTGGAGCAGCAGCGGGTATTGGTGATGACTGATGGGCGGGTGAAAGAGGGACGGGCTCTGCCATCCCTGGATTGCCCGTGCCTGTTGATCGACATCGAGCGCGGCCCGATCCGCCTGGGCCGGGCGCGGCAGTTGGCGGGGCAGCTGCAGGCGGAGTATTGGCATATTGATCAAATGTAA